ACGCTACAacatgtgtatgtatgtatggattTAATGTCACAATGGTTTGagacaaatttaattacatattGGAATAATTGAATAGTAAATggtattaaattgaatttagaaatgattagcaaatattaaagtaaattcCGCAtctgatataatttattgagcaGATAATACCTTAAAAgccttttaaaattataacacGTTAATTGATTCTAATGAatatatgttaattaaataataataaataatagataagGATAATCATTGTTAACAACGATctgatattatattattattactgtctGTACCTCGACCAGGTTTTCTGCGGTTTCCCTAGGTCGCTGTGCTGAATTTAAAGCCAGGTAAATACAGGTACATGAATATGTAAGCCGGCCGCAGCCGAAAATAATAagtgttataaataaataagtttatatAAGTACATGTAAGATAGTATATTACGCACTATGTATAAGGGTAGTTCTAGCAATAGTATAGGTGTATACGTGTAACCATAGTGGGGGAACGTGAAGCTGAGCAGTCAGAGTTGAGACTTTGTGACTTCACTTCTCCCCGAGAGCTGTAACTATTCACTCCATCTCTCCGATTTCTAAATAAACATCAACATTAAGTTCAATTGAATTCTTATCATTTAAAATCATACCTTGCCACACAATCTAAATCAGtcatttttaagtatatttcaaattaaattataaaataaaatcccgCGTGACAATAAACAACCCACTTGTCCACGAGGTGTCATCATCGGCGAATCTAGTAACCTCGCAGGACATAACAGTCACATTTATAGTAATTTCTTTACATcgtgattttttagaataatacaaaatttccAATCTGTTGCAATTATACGGATCGGTTGTTGTAAATGTAACGACAAAAATAGcgataattaatgattttataacctatcattaattatattagacTTAATTCCGATTTATTTCCGATTGATTCAAACGTATTATTTGCCATTCTTCATTATAAGAATGGTAAATAAATCATGACATATGCTtagataaaattcaaaatacaattataataattaaataatattttatcaacttATAAACTTcctgaataataattaaaaccaaaattttattgctgGATCTATATGCATTATAGAAACTCTAGTTCTACTTTGATTCTATTGTGGGCCCACTACTGCATCCAATGTGATTTACTTGAAATCAAAAGTCGAACCactttaaaacaattttggatccgctgcgaaatttttcttgttacaCTCTGAAAACACTTTCATTCCAGTTAAAATCCATTTCGGAACCATTTAATTTCTATCTTGGAAAAACATTGCAAACATTCTGGGTTTACTTTGAAACCTCTCTGAAAACAGCGCACTAACCCATTCTGGAAACATACTGGAaccaatatattttcaaactgtTTCCACACTGACGCTGGTTCCAGAGTAATTCCAGAGTGACCATAGGGTCACGAGGGATTGGATGATAATTACGTTGTTCATTGGGACGGGAAACTTTTAAGTGATATAGTTGGGTCTGATACCGTTGATAGGCTGCCTATTGTTTTATCATCATTTGGTGAAGAACAATTATTAGGagtttctaaaataaattctggGACTAGAATAGAATAAGCAACAGCTGTACATTCGATTCTAGATCAGTGGGGTGTTAGTCGATATGTTGAAGCAGTGTGCTTTGATACTGCAGTTACTAACACGGGTaacattacaaaatttttctcatgacgttgaaataaatttgtaagatTTACACAATTTCGCTTAAAATACTTTAAGATCATTAacataaaactgaaaattttttttgttttttaagtttttgtgAGCAACAACAagtttaaaatacaatttgcaTTATTCCAATATCtcacttgaattttattttttaggtatttATCACGGCGCAGGTGTTGAATTAGAGAAAGCTTTAGGTCGGGAACTTATTTGGTTACCATGTCGTCACCACatgtttgaaattattttaaaaagcgtttTTGAAGTATATTGGCCTAAACAAACAGGCCCGAACGTGCCAATCTTCAATCGATTCAAAGGTTTTTGgaacaaaattgataaatcaaaattcaaaGTGGGTATAGAAGATACCGCTGTTGATCAAGCTTTGTCAGACATCACTGATGAAATTTTAGGATTCATTGGAGAATATTTGCAGGTAAGATCTGTGTTAAGTGATTAAGGTTTGTTgcatatcttaaaaaatcgtTGAGAAGAAATAAAGCTTATCAACTTTAtcggttcaaaaattatttgtattttggttcaaattcattcattatttcttttcttttcgaCGAATGGAAAATCATAGTTTATGaatcaatattttgaattttaacttCTTTGCAGAAATATTATCCAAGGAGTGACTACAGGGAATTTTTGGAGCTGTCATCAGTTTTTTTAGGAGTTGTtccaaaagaaaatttttcgctcAAAAGTCCAGGAGCTATGAGTCATGCTCGTTGGATGTCCAAAGcaatatattgtttataaatattcatttttcgAGAAGAATTCAAACTCACAACTTATGAGATAAATAGCCTCCGAGAAATATGCAAGTTTATCATCACAAATTATATAACAGCGTGGTTTACTTCGACTTCAGCGACTTTGGCTGCACAAcatgatttaattttcatgcagAAATTAATTCGATACAAAGCAGTAAATTTGGCAATATCAACTGCAACTactgaaaaaatgaagaatcACCTATGACatttatctgaaaaattagCCGTAATATCTTTATTTGATGGATGTGTAAAAAATGAAGTGAAAGaacaaattattgttaatttgaaGAATCGAGATGGTTTTAATACGAAAGCCAAAAAATTGgagataaaaaaagaagacaTTGAAGGATTTTTGCAGAAAGATATGAGTGATTTTGTATCAAAAGATTCTATGTTCATTTTTACAGTGAATATAGGAAAAAATTTCCGAATTGTAATAAAACTACTCTAATATCACAAggttaaggaaaaaaaaataaaaataatttttaattgaaaataaaaataatttgaatttattgaaaaattaagatacgatagtattaaaaatttgacagttaaTTAAAAGGATCTGTTAAAccaaaagaaatataaaatacaaaaaatttgtaaaatttgacaaaattttttgataaacttgataatttcgtcaaaaaattgaaaatattataaattatattttaaagttgaaTAACTTCAAAACGCGTTggtttatcgaaaaattctaagatagcttttttgtagagcgttcaattttacataagaaaatgatttagtctagcttttttgataaacgattaaagagttataaaattttaaactcaaaaaaacaaGCTTTCCCATGTTAATCATAcaggaaattgaaatttaccaTGCGGGAcgtcttaatattaatattaagggctgtaACTTTcacaggatttttttttcatcatttccaacaatattttcgatatatttaagaaaaaaaaacaatagtcgatttttttgaatcagtctaatatatatatatatatctacgatataatcggcattgtctcttctctaactctCGTAATTCTATATGGATctcaataaaacgtaacatacttattcttaggACGATTTCTGAATCGtaaaaaatcgcaaaaaattttcacttttgcCTTATTTCCGTGCAATCACAATGAAACGCGACATCCTATcggatttctgtaaattgcatttgaaagcttatttaattagatttaatttgtGCACAtatttatttctccaaattaaatagtttaggaataatagcaattcaaaaattttcaaaaattgcaaaattttcacttttaccgtattttcgtgcaattacaattgaacGTGATATCTTATCAAAATGGTATGAAtggcatctgaaagcttatttaataagctttaatttgtgtaCCTCATTATCAGTCTAGGCCAAAAATCACCTACTTTCTTAAACatattcaatgaaattttacttttgtattcgttttgacgtcattgttgtttaatcaaacagaaatttttttttttttcgtatgccACCCTactagtatttttattattcagcattaaatctacttccatttcgactgccgaatggccttttttttgtttacgatcctggtagttttttttaacttcccgctaagaaaatcaaagattttcaaaaatcgagaagttattggttctaccccgttttgcaaaaatcgagttttcatcagatctcgacgttttaaggtctcaggaagctttcctgactatccccgcgatggtatctgtatgtatgtgtgtgtgtttttttttttttttttttttttttttttttttttctatagagAAGCAAAAAATATCTTCCAAAGACACCGCTATCACTGAAAGATGATGGTCGGTAGTGTAGgatttttacccactaaaaaaaactccTCTCTCTTCCCCCGTGGATGGTACGGAGATGACTGGATCGGAACCGCGTTAGCACTACTTCAATTCAGTCCAtgttgcgtctcacgacggtTTCTCCTAGTTACTAGTCTCTCACTGCGGTTTTTTCTTTTACAAGACGCTGTGCATAGGCTGCAACAGCCGACCAGTTATCCTCTTTTTCGATCATGCAGGCTACCAAGCTCTCAGGAGGGAGCGTGGTGCCAATAGTTTCTTCAGTGCTGCTTCTGTAGTTCTTCCACcgatcacactcgaaaaacgtgtgctcggcgatgtcaattttgtctgggcagtatttgcacgttggtgtgctgtgcagaCCCATCTTGagaagataggcattgaactgtcCGTGttccgtcaatagctgggtcaggaagaagtccgttTCTCGGTGCTTCTGAGAAAGCCAGGCGTTTATCTTCGGAATCAGGCGTGCAGTCCATCTGCCTGTTTCTCCGgttgtccatcggtcctgccacttaTGTAGCGTTTCTGTCTTCGCCTTTGCTCTTGCCTCCTTAGAGTTGTCACCATTTATTTTGGCGTCATAGATTTTCAGTCTCTTTAATGCGAGTAAGTCGATTGGCGTGGCTCCTGCTGTGACCGATACGGCCGCTTCTGAGACCGTGCGGTAGGCTCAGGTGACTCTGAGCGCTCCTCGTCATTGCACTGCCGCTATCTTgcgccggtaggtcttctgtttaAGAATATCTGCCCATATTTTCGCTCCGTACAGTAATATCGAGTGGACTTCTTCTAGAAGCACCCTCCTTTTTCTGGTTCGTGGTCCCACCGTGTTGGTCATGATTCTCGATAGGTTTGATACTGTCTTGTTAGCTTTTGCACAAGCGTTTTCGAGGTGTTCTCAGAAAGACAGCTTTTCGTCGATGACTACTCCTAAATAACGCAGTGCCCTTGTAGAAGTTAGTGTTGTCCCACCCATGTCAATGACGAAAGGTTTTgtgaaccatttttgacgtgtTACGACGACCATTTCGGTTTTCTGCTTGGCGAGTTTTAGATGATGTTTTTCAAGTCAATTTTAAACggtgtcgatggtttcccTAACCAGTAGTTGTGCCTCCTCGGCACTGTCTACTACTATTGTAGCTGCGACGTTGTCTGCGAAGCCCGTGAGTTGCACTTGCTTTGGCAGCGGAATTTCCAGGAGTTCGTCATAGTCCGCGTTCCATAGGTCGGGCCCCATGATTGAACCTTGCAgaacgccagccgttatgtcATCTTCTTGAGGGCCTTCCGTCGTTTCTGTTATCAGCGTTCTTTTGTCGAGATAGTAATCAACTATTGCTAGATTTTCTGGCTTCACGTCAAATTTGTGCTCCAAGGCAACTAGGATGTCACCCCAATTCGCACTGTTGAAGGCGTTATTGATATCTAGTGTGAGGACAAGACACGCCTTGcgggctttgaggctaccagaccatgcttcTCTCGCTGTCCCTACGACTTTCTGGATTGCGCTGActgttgatcgtcctttccggtaGCCATGTTGGTTTGTGGCAAAGCCTCTAGCACGATCGATGTCGTTGCGTAGTCTTCCCTGTATAAGCTTTTCGATCAGTTTCCCTGCAATGTcaagcatgcagagtggtctgAATGACGTAGGTGTTATAGGGCTACCTTTACCTTTGTGACGTCTGCtaaaattcgaaatttttgctttttctttcccataaaaattttaatgtctaatttagtattttattttctaagtttagtatttcttaattttaagatacttATTTGCTTAAGTGTGtgacatattttatttaaacaatagcTGTACACTTGATGCTACCTTCTGACGCAAGTAATTTCAACATTTTGTcatattttcttgaaaaatggTTAGACTTCGAGGTTCCGGTGAAGAATCGTGTCGCCCTTAGCACCTGTATTTGCCTATGACCGCATTCTAATGCATGTTCGGTAGTTGCTCAATATCACGTGAAACTCACATGAAACTGAGTCATATTATCGAAacttctagaattttctataaCGCATAGGTACCTTCTGTTTTTCCACTACATCGAAATTGATGTCCCTTTATAAGGTCGGTAAAGATTATCACAAACCAGTCTACAGTAATTTTCGGAAGTCTCGACGTTCTTGACGCCGACAGTCTTTATTATGCTCCAGGCATTATATTGATGTTCGTGGTTAGgctttttctcaatttttaaaagcacTAACGTAATCTGCAATCACTAGAGCATTCTATTCCTGGTGATCGAGGTACCTCGAACGGATGTAGAAGTGAGTCTTATACGGCgaaacaattaaattcaaatagcTGCATCACTGATCattcagtaatttatttagtcGGAAACGTGAAACAGATTATagtataaatagatttttttttctttgtgtgtaTTAATTTCCGTGAAAAGCGTTGATTTGATTATAATCTTCCGCCAAAAAGGGCGCATTTTTAATTGTCGAGAAACGCGAAGTCTAACTTAAAGTAAACATTAGTAAAAGTGTTTTCAAATCGTTACTCTAGTACGTCTACGTTGTCTCAGCAGACAGCAACAAGTCAAGAAAAGGTAACCTATTCatctattttgttttaatattttctattgtAACACATATTAGCATTTAATGCATGGTTTATGTCCTGTTTTTCCTTAAATGTACAAGTTAGTCACCAGAATAAACTAAAACAACTAAAATATCTAAatctttcttttctttttatttactcagagttaatttacataaattcCTAAACAGTAAAATAGACTTCACGAGGCCGAAGTCAGCAGGATTCTAACATCCTTTCAAATTTCTTAATCACTATTTGTAATCATAGTAAGATTTGGGAATAATACGGTATATGAACCGCTGTATATACTcgtataaaagttataaaaattaatttagttatcGTACGGAAACTTGTGGTTGGGTTTTGAGATTATTTCATAGCCTTTACGCCCCATCACAAACGCCGTTCGTGACACTTTCGTCTAacagaaccaatctctgccgcttccAAGCCTTTGGAAACGTGCCGGTTGCTAGGCATGCGTTGAAAGCGTTCAGTAGTATATCTGGGTGTTCCATATTGAGGATCTTCGCTGCATCCTGTAGTTCTCTGGTTGTGAAAGGTGTTACGCTGTTTTTCGTATGGTGTCTTCTTTCCCCTTTGGAAAACAGCTCCGCTACGATGCTGTTCATTAAAGCAGGAGGTCTCGGCGCTTCTGgcgaagcctttccaagtcgtttgacgacaatttggtaggctttaccccagatgtcTTTGTCGAGGCCGTTACAGATCTTTTGCCACAATTTCGCTTTGCTTGCTTTGATAGCCCGatttaggtttttttttgtcctgCTTGTACTCGCTCGAATGTAGATTTTGATTAGGGGAGCGTTTCGCAGCTCTCGTTGCTAGCCGACGTAGCTTGTGGCATTTTTTCCGTAGTTCTGCTATTTCTGGTGACCAtcagtacgccggcctgtgAAAACCCCGGTTTTTCAGTCGCGGCATACAGGCGTCAATTTGCACGAGGCAGCAATTTCTTTCATCGTAGTTTGTACTGTTTTTTTAGTCTCACTGCGGGTCTTTGGGATTGGGTTGTTTTGTAAAGTAGACCAGCTTTGTGTGAGTGCCTTGTGCAGTGCATCTACATCAAGCTTCCTGAcattccacttccgcttaAAAAAgtcgcgttgtgaaaccggaGCAGATGCCAGTCGAACGTTGAATGTCACAAATTGGTGATCACGGCCACTGTCTTTTTCGGATACAATCCAGTCTTCAATCATGTTTGCAGTtcttggagtcgccaacgaaatgtcgaggatggattcttggtaccccggtcttctgaaggtcgtggtgctcccaaTATTCAGCACTGTGAGATCGAATCTAGCCGCGACGTCAATGACCTCGTtgcctctggtgtcggagaatGCAACGCCCcattcagccgatttagcattgaagtcaccagTTACGTTGACGCTTATGAAGTAGGTTGTAAgagtttgaatccagacaaaacctgttccacttccgctgttgttgGCAGTAACGTTttttgtgttcacaatccagATTGCTGACGTGCcagtttcgtctgcgaaccatgctCTATCTTGACGGTTCAGATATTGTTCGCAGATGAGGCGGGAGTGACTGTGACTCTTAAGGTAATAACGTGCCGGCGAAAAAGAGAgatctttgatttttttaagtgtcGCGAAAGCaatacatttaaattttgggGATCATCACAGTTAAGCAGGTCTATCAAGCTAGCATGGACTCGTCCATCAGACATTGACTTATTATTCaagcaacaaaatttatttgtggtGCTAAATTTGTTGCTGTTTTGTTGCTAATTAGTTGCTCTATTTAGAATATTGTTGCTTGTTTAGATTCGgagaaatcaataataatgacCTCCAAGATGGGCTCTGTCATTGCTAGCTTGATATGCCTCAGTTAAGCAAGTAGCGTCCTCTTTGTGGGTCCCGCCATGCGTAGGTGGTGTGATGTTAAATCATGTCACTGAAACTAACAGCTACCACTGCGAATTCCGTGTAACCGAGCAAGGCCTCGTGACGCTGTCAAATTATTTGGCAACGCAGGTAAGCTCAAAGATTCGGGGACGAGATTAGACAGATATACGAACGAGACTCTTGTAGGGGGGATAAGTATTATGGCTCAAACAGGTCTTACGGCTGCACCTCCCCGCATGGGCCCCGCTGGTAACTAGTCGGGTTGTTGTTATATTACCGATCAGGCTAACGCAGTCGTTGAATGGGTTTGATACAGTTGACTGAGTACGAGGAcagattgacattaaattcaACTCCATTCACATCTGTCCTATGATAGCGTAAATGCTTGAGGGCAGGATTTTTCCTTGCCCGCAAACTTGGTTGTGTTTTTGTTGCGTGAGAGTGGGAAAAATATACGTGCgagtatagctcttttgagcccaggaatcggcttcttcggaggtaggcgaaagcctcacCATATATTCTCTGTTCGCAGATGAAGCAAACGTCGATTTTCTCTTCAAAGACTCGCCGGCGGAGTAAGTTCTGCGCCAACGCACATCTATTCAGGTTTCCTTGAAGGATGCACGTCATTTTTGCCCTCTCGTGGCTTCGGCAAGTGCGGTGCGGAATGCCTTACAGGCCCCAGAGCCTGAAATATGACATAAGCCATCTGGAGCTTCATCCGGTGTACATAGGAAGCACTTTGGCTGTTCAATGCAGTCTACATCTTTGTCGCTTTCTTCCCCGCATTTAAAACAGCACTTGCTCCGGTCAGGCCCCTTGCAGGTTTTGGTCACGTGCCCGTATCCGAGGCATCTGATACAGTGTGTTACTTTAATAAATGGGCGAACGCGAAAGTTTATCCGATCATtatacgggccttgtcaaggaTCTTGATCGCGCTAGCCTCGTCTATCTCGCAGAATGCTGCCCGATTGCCTCGTGGTGTAGGTTTTGTCAGATTCACacgttttaattaaagaaaatattagtTTGACCTTGAGGCAGGTTGGGATAAATTTTACGCGTCATTTttacaatgaattttaataaattaatttaattaattattgataaatttcggttaagtaaaatttaatttattgatggtTAGTTTGGAATTTTGTAAGAAGAGGTTGTGAATATTGTTACTACGCAGTACATTTTAACTGCGCGTCTGGAAATACAAGGTCACGTTAACTAGCGTTGCTAAAATCTATCGTATTAGAAATAATCacttgttaattaattgcTATTAGTTTGgttgaatatatttatattttatttcaatttattcgGTTTGGGTCATGAGTGATAGAGAGTGAGAAATTGACAAGAAGCTTTTGGTAAATGGTACGGTTTCCCCTCTATATCGGAAGTTTCCCGAATTTTGGTAATAGAGTGAGAGAGTTGACAAGAAGCTTCTGGAAAATGGTACGGTTTCCCTTCCATATCAGAAGTTTCCCGAATTTTGGTAATAGAGTGAGAGAGTTGACAAGAAGCTTCTGGTAAATGGTGCGGTTGCTCCTCTATATCAGaagtttacaataaaattggtCATTTTGTAATATGGAACATTGGTAAAGGAATTTTTGGAGGTCACGTGGTCTACATACCCGTGAATTAAGGTACGGTCCCCCCTCTATTTTACAGGTATTAATTAAGGAATTATTTAGATAAGATTGGCAATGGAAATTATAGTATGCGTGTAAAAgtgatatttgtaaaatatataattggtAACtacgaattattaattttattatttccagATAATTTCCTATTTTTCTCTACCCTGTAGATTATCTCTCATATTTTTTCCGATTTCCAGGACACTGTTATAACaacctggtggcgcccttgaaatttaatatctaaataaTGTCATCGTATTGGTAATTAACATCTAATTACTAAATAAGGCTGCTATTGAACGAGATTAATAAAAACCCCCGTTACAATCTCAATCGTTGCTTTTGGTGTAAGCGTTCTGACTGTACCAATGTTAGCGGTTGCTGTTTTTTATACCAGCTATTGAAACAGCAGTGTCTTCAGTCTGGCAACCCATTTCTAGAAGAACACCCCCGCGCTTCGTTTGTTTGatagactttatgtctacTCCAGTCTCCGTTGGGTTAACTTTGGTCTTGATTTCCTTGAGATCGGCGTACGTTCGTCTttcagctggttggacaagCACAGCCTTTGTTCTTGTCTTTTTCCTCCTTGGTTTCTTTGAACCACCCTTACTTGGCTGGTTTTGAGCTTCAGTAGATTGTGCCACTGGCTCCTGTTCTCTTtcctttttttacttttgccaagtcactttggtccaggtatcatcccgggcagtctttttctgtgctggcttgtcaATTTCTGAGAAAGAGCTGGGCTTAGACAGTAGCCTCTTCTTGTTGTTGCCTATTCTTCGCTGTGGTAGTTTCTTAGGAGTGACCACAGGATTTTTTAGGAGTGACCAAAAATGGCTGTGGTTTTTCGCTCAGACTCGGAGATGTTTGAGTCGTTGACGCCAACGtcgttggtgatttgttggccagcCTATATGCCGTACCAGAGGACgtaaccaattttctgatctcatgATGGAGATTCTTCTTGTCTTTTATGAAGTCTGCTTACTCTTCATTATTGTTAccgagcctctccattggCGACTGTTGGCCAGTGGCGGTCGGTGCAGAGTTAATCCTTCCTCGGTAGGTTTGAATAGTGACGGGAGCGAAAGGCGCTCCACTTTTTGGAGGAANNNNNNNNNNNNNNNNNNNNNNNNNNNNNNNNNNNNNNNNNNNNNNNNNNNNNNNNNNNNNNNNNNNNNNNNNNNNNNNNNNNNNNNNNNNNNNNNNNNNTTACATTCCTCCGTGCCGATTACACGGCATCCCTATGGGAGAGAAGCTTTGTTGTGTATTGGCCCTAAAGTCGTCCTACTTACGTGCCCTCTGCTGGAGTTTTGCTGTAGTTCATCTCCCCTCTTGCTCTTCCCCTCCCGTGATCACCTACAAGCGCGGGCTTGCCCGCGTCTCGCGTCATAGCGTTGAGTATTTTCGGCCACGAAGGTCGTCCATTTTTGTTATTACGAATAAACCAAATAAGTTAAaccgaattttaattataacttggcgtaaattaaagaaaaagaatattaaattaggCAGCAATTGCTACGGATTATTATAAACGGGACGAATACCTAGATAAGCAGTATGTCGGATCATACAGAGGAACAGCTAAAAAGCGGCGACAGTAATGGCGGTCATACGCCGAAACGACATCGGGAGAGGGAAGTCAATAGTAGTAGTAGTGACTTAGGGCGTTCAAGAGCGCCTACTCTTCCTCCTCTTCCTCCTCGCAAGCGTCGTCGTTTCTCGTACACAAGCAGAGAGATAAGGGCGCTACATGAAAAGGTAGAGTTGCTTTCCGATCTTTTGTTGCAGAGACCACACGCACCTGAGCCTCCAGTCGTGAGCGTGACTGCGACAGACCCACAGACAAGCGTCCTGAACTTAGGACAATGCAAGACCGAGGTCGATGCGAAGAAGCTGGTACAACAGGCGGATCCCGAGAGCCTGAAAACTCTGTGCGATCTTCAAAGATTTGGTCTTCCAGATTGGAAGGAAATCAGGTATTCTAACACTTTAAAAGAGTTCTTAGCGTCTCCAGGATTTTCAGAACTAAAGGTGAACGAGGAGCTCTGTTACTTGGATAGGGCCAAAGATCCAGTGCTCTCAACGGAGCGGGTCCTGGCAGGCCTGTCAAATGCGGTTTTAACGCAGAGCAGCATTTTACAGAGCACACTGCAAGGTATTGTAGAATGGTCTCACTCGATTTAGGGAGGA
This genomic interval from Cotesia glomerata isolate CgM1 linkage group LG1, MPM_Cglom_v2.3, whole genome shotgun sequence contains the following:
- the LOC123268145 gene encoding uncharacterized protein LOC123268145, producing the protein MSDHTEEQLKSGDSNGGHTPKRHREREVNSSSSDLGRSRAPTLPPLPPRKRRRFSYTSREIRALHEKVELLSDLLLQRPHAPEPPVVSVTATDPQTSVLNLGQCKTEVDAKKLVQQADPESLKTLCDLQRFGLPDWKEIRYSNTLKEFLASPGFSELKVNEELCYLDRAKDPVLSTERVLAGLSNAVLTQSSILQSTLQDVTDHLR